A DNA window from Candidatus Zymogenus saltonus contains the following coding sequences:
- a CDS encoding ATP-binding protein encodes MAAGSLVRTIWLKTILRGGWRQVEKKVKEVAIVSGKGGTGKTVITAALASLIDSKVICDCDVDAANLHLLLKPEVEKSTEFFGGELAKIDQDKCSRCMECVGVCRSNAIVGDPPEVVDEFCEGCAACLYVCPVDAVEMVENKSGDLFVSKTRMGPMVHAKLGIAEDNSGKLVSEVRKEALAIAEREGLDTIIIDGPPGIGCPVIASITGVDLLIVVTEPTVSGIHDLKRVLELAARFNLLSLVIVNKFDINREITRSIEDESKKLNARVAGEIPYSLEVMDSIRKAKTLMEAGPPEIKEEIVKIWETVKRELSNHG; translated from the coding sequence ATGGCGGCGGGGAGCTTGGTGAGAACTATTTGGTTGAAGACGATTTTGCGCGGCGGATGGAGACAAGTGGAAAAGAAGGTAAAAGAGGTAGCGATAGTTAGCGGCAAGGGCGGTACCGGAAAGACGGTTATCACCGCGGCCCTGGCCAGCCTGATCGACAGTAAGGTCATCTGCGACTGCGATGTGGACGCGGCAAACCTCCACCTGCTCCTGAAACCGGAGGTCGAGAAATCCACGGAGTTTTTCGGCGGGGAGCTTGCCAAGATCGACCAGGACAAATGCAGCCGGTGCATGGAGTGCGTCGGGGTCTGCAGGTCGAACGCTATCGTCGGCGATCCGCCCGAGGTGGTCGACGAGTTCTGCGAGGGGTGTGCGGCCTGTCTCTACGTCTGTCCGGTGGACGCCGTTGAGATGGTCGAAAACAAGTCGGGCGACCTTTTTGTCTCTAAGACGCGCATGGGGCCGATGGTCCATGCGAAGCTGGGTATCGCTGAAGACAACTCGGGAAAGCTGGTCAGCGAGGTCCGCAAGGAGGCGCTGGCGATCGCGGAAAGAGAAGGGCTCGACACTATCATAATCGACGGCCCGCCGGGGATAGGCTGCCCGGTGATAGCCTCCATTACCGGCGTCGATCTCCTTATCGTGGTTACGGAGCCCACCGTAAGCGGCATACACGACCTGAAGAGGGTGTTGGAGCTGGCGGCGCGGTTCAACCTTTTGTCCTTGGTCATCGTAAACAAGTTCGACATAAACAGGGAGATCACGAGATCTATAGAAGACGAATCGAAGAAGCTGAACGCAAGGGTCGCGGGGGAGATCCCGTACAGCCTGGAGGTTATGGACTCGATCCGCAAGGCAAAGACGTTGATGGAGGCGGGGCCGCCGGAGATAAAAGAGGAGATCGTAAAAATTTGGGAGACCGTGAAACGAGAGCTCTCGAATCACGGATAG
- a CDS encoding PAS domain S-box protein, which translates to MKESEIEKGLRDDRQSMEFCETLLGAFVDGIAITTPSQKIIMVNKEFSSIFGVTPGEMTDTSIFDWLKDMEGDASSRWMELEKVIGEKGECRNIEFSKTDKDSIRYFNVNASLIGKAVKGEEGVTISIWHDFTEKHRIEEELAKASDKWQTTFDAIGDLVAIIDGDYRIIRANKGMLEFFGKEKVVGRLCYDLFHGTDRPIEGCPHEKTLMSCAAEHMEIQESRLGNRWLDVHTYPIKDERGRVVQVVHTVSDVTDKKMDEETLRESEQRLELALRGADLGLWDWNFITGEVVRDRCWAEMHGYTIDEIGSEELLWQNIIHPDDKEKVVRAWMDHFEGRTPFYETEHRVRHKSGKWIWVLDRGMSIKKEGGPVRAVGTQMDITSRKEAEETIRIRDSAIHSTISSIVLAEPKVNSKVTYVNPMTVKMWGYDHEEEIIGRSVTKFWRYEEEFEEVAKALIEKGIWKGEMVAIKKDGSTFDAQVSINVVLDDFKKPISVIASIIDITEKKRAEEALRESEERLRSTIDSMNDMVFLLDKDGVFIERHKPSGSLKSHSNDLFIGKSFKDVFPKKIAKLLGHAIEDVLKSGEVAQFDYSMVAGDEELWYDAMVSGRRDIKNEFCGVTIVARDITDRKRFEAALNQAHRELEEKARALELANEELTQYAHIVSHDLKAPLRAIHNYSDFLQEDLKDILKGDQKVYIEALNQAVRHGEELVDDLLEYSRLERKDIFLLPINIGEILGELISSLSLPEDVEIIMGDDWPEIEADPVILKQIFQNLIDNAVKFNTSKVKRIELGWRPYSGDFYEFYVKDNGIGIAPRFLDKIFSVFMRLHTKREYEGTGIGLAIVKKAVNKLKGKVRVESDPNVGSTFIVILPKSQVAG; encoded by the coding sequence ATGAAAGAATCTGAAATTGAAAAAGGATTGAGGGACGACCGCCAGTCGATGGAATTCTGCGAGACGCTCCTTGGAGCATTCGTGGACGGGATCGCGATCACGACTCCCTCGCAGAAGATCATCATGGTCAACAAGGAATTTTCCTCGATCTTTGGAGTCACTCCCGGGGAGATGACGGACACTTCCATTTTCGACTGGCTTAAGGATATGGAGGGCGATGCGTCTTCACGTTGGATGGAATTGGAAAAAGTCATCGGGGAGAAGGGAGAGTGCCGGAACATTGAGTTTTCAAAGACGGATAAAGATTCGATTAGGTATTTCAACGTCAATGCGTCGCTCATAGGGAAGGCCGTCAAGGGAGAGGAAGGGGTAACAATCAGCATCTGGCACGACTTTACCGAGAAACACCGGATAGAGGAAGAGCTGGCGAAGGCGAGCGACAAATGGCAGACGACCTTCGATGCCATCGGCGATCTCGTTGCAATCATAGACGGGGATTACAGGATAATCAGGGCCAATAAGGGAATGTTGGAGTTTTTTGGCAAAGAAAAAGTCGTAGGGAGATTGTGTTATGATCTGTTTCACGGAACCGACAGACCCATAGAGGGTTGTCCCCACGAAAAGACCTTGATGTCATGCGCTGCCGAGCATATGGAGATCCAGGAAAGCCGTCTCGGCAATCGCTGGCTTGATGTTCATACCTACCCGATCAAAGATGAGCGGGGGAGGGTGGTCCAGGTTGTTCATACCGTGAGTGATGTCACCGATAAAAAGATGGACGAGGAGACGCTTAGGGAGAGCGAGCAGCGGTTGGAGCTGGCGCTTCGGGGCGCTGACCTCGGCCTGTGGGACTGGAATTTTATTACAGGAGAGGTCGTCCGGGACAGGTGCTGGGCGGAGATGCATGGTTACACGATCGACGAGATCGGTTCCGAAGAGCTCTTGTGGCAAAATATTATTCATCCCGACGACAAGGAGAAGGTTGTCAGGGCGTGGATGGATCACTTTGAAGGACGGACCCCTTTCTACGAGACGGAGCACCGGGTTCGTCATAAGTCCGGCAAATGGATTTGGGTCTTGGACAGGGGCATGAGCATAAAAAAGGAGGGAGGACCCGTAAGAGCCGTTGGAACTCAAATGGACATTACGAGCCGAAAGGAGGCCGAAGAGACGATTCGGATCAGGGATTCGGCGATTCACTCGACGATCAGCTCGATTGTGCTTGCAGAGCCCAAGGTGAATTCGAAAGTCACCTACGTGAATCCCATGACAGTAAAGATGTGGGGGTACGACCATGAAGAGGAGATAATAGGAAGAAGTGTTACCAAATTCTGGCGGTATGAGGAGGAGTTTGAGGAGGTGGCGAAGGCTTTGATTGAAAAGGGGATATGGAAGGGAGAGATGGTTGCCATAAAAAAGGACGGCTCAACGTTTGACGCCCAGGTTTCAATAAATGTGGTCTTGGATGATTTTAAAAAACCGATAAGCGTTATCGCCTCGATTATAGATATTACTGAAAAAAAGAGGGCCGAGGAGGCGCTTCGGGAGAGCGAAGAGAGGTTGAGATCCACCATTGATTCAATGAACGACATGGTTTTCCTGCTGGATAAGGACGGGGTGTTTATCGAGCGCCATAAGCCATCGGGCTCGCTTAAATCGCATTCCAACGATCTGTTCATCGGAAAATCTTTCAAGGATGTTTTCCCGAAAAAGATCGCGAAACTTCTGGGCCATGCCATAGAAGACGTCCTTAAATCGGGAGAGGTCGCACAGTTTGACTATTCTATGGTCGCAGGTGATGAGGAGCTGTGGTATGACGCCATGGTCTCGGGTCGCAGGGATATCAAGAACGAGTTTTGCGGCGTTACCATCGTTGCACGCGATATAACCGATCGCAAGCGATTCGAGGCCGCCCTGAATCAGGCACACAGGGAGCTCGAAGAAAAGGCGAGGGCGCTGGAGCTGGCCAATGAGGAGCTGACACAGTACGCCCATATCGTATCCCACGATCTCAAGGCCCCCCTTCGGGCCATTCATAACTATTCGGACTTCTTGCAGGAAGACCTGAAGGATATTCTCAAGGGCGATCAGAAGGTTTACATCGAGGCCCTCAACCAAGCTGTCCGTCATGGTGAAGAGCTGGTCGATGACCTTTTGGAATACTCGCGACTGGAAAGAAAGGATATCTTTTTATTGCCGATAAATATTGGGGAAATCCTTGGGGAATTGATAAGCTCACTCAGCCTGCCCGAAGACGTCGAGATTATAATGGGGGATGATTGGCCGGAAATAGAAGCGGACCCCGTCATCCTCAAACAGATTTTCCAGAACCTTATCGATAATGCCGTAAAGTTCAATACATCGAAGGTGAAACGGATCGAGCTGGGCTGGCGACCCTACTCCGGAGATTTTTACGAATTTTACGTCAAGGATAACGGGATAGGGATTGCCCCGCGCTTTTTAGACAAGATATTCAGCGTCTTTATGCGTCTCCACACCAAGAGGGAGTATGAGGGCACGGGGATAGGGCTTGCCATTGTCAAAAAGGCGGTCAATAAGCTTAAGGGCAAAGTCCGGGTGGAATCGGACCCGAACGTCGGAAGCACGTTTATCGTGATCCTGCCCAAATCACAGGTGGCGGGATGA
- a CDS encoding zinc ribbon domain-containing protein: MPIHEYRCINCGEINEFMTKMGSKDDPMVCKSCGGEGFQKLMSTSNFAMNTTGKKNDSPARCCGADALRGDCTPGMCCGADKE, translated from the coding sequence ATGCCGATACATGAATACAGGTGCATCAACTGCGGTGAGATAAATGAATTCATGACCAAAATGGGGTCGAAGGACGATCCTATGGTCTGTAAAAGCTGCGGCGGGGAGGGATTCCAGAAATTGATGTCCACCTCAAACTTCGCAATGAACACGACGGGCAAAAAAAACGACTCGCCCGCCCGCTGCTGCGGGGCCGATGCGCTCAGGGGGGACTGTACGCCAGGGATGTGCTGCGGCGCGGACAAGGAGTGA
- a CDS encoding FAD-dependent oxidoreductase — protein MMKSDVVIVGGSAAGLTAAITARRHNPDKEILLLRKEKQVLIPCGIPYIFGTVQKPENNLIPDAVYEKENIKLVIGELDSINREKKSITTKDGEEIQYDKLILALGSKPLVPPIPGVDKKNVFAIEKDVGYIQGVLDKMEDSKNVVIVGCGFIGIEFAEECQKRKSDLNIKIVEMQKNCLQLVFDEEFCLKCEEILKDKGIEVLLDEKVKSISGNAKVEKINLASGKDIDADMVILGIGAKANSEVGKKAGLEIGPTGGFQVNRYMQTNDENIFACGDCAEKVSFFDGKPSGLKLASIATMEARIAGANLFGPSRANMGAIGIYSTILGDISFAAAGMTEAGAREKGYAIIVGESEAVNRHPGGMPGSANLKVKLIFEAGTRVLIGGQVIGARSGGELINAISACLHQHMTIDDIATFQMGTHPALTASPIAYQLVNAADMAIASLKRK, from the coding sequence ATGATGAAATCTGATGTGGTAATCGTCGGTGGCAGTGCGGCCGGTTTGACCGCGGCGATAACCGCTCGTCGGCATAATCCCGACAAGGAGATATTGCTGCTGCGGAAAGAAAAACAGGTGTTGATTCCGTGCGGGATACCCTATATATTTGGGACCGTGCAGAAGCCCGAAAACAATTTGATACCGGATGCGGTTTACGAGAAGGAAAATATCAAGCTTGTTATCGGGGAGCTTGATAGCATTAATCGTGAAAAGAAATCGATAACGACAAAGGACGGCGAGGAGATCCAGTACGACAAGCTCATACTTGCGTTGGGCTCAAAGCCCCTCGTCCCGCCGATACCCGGCGTCGACAAGAAAAACGTCTTCGCCATTGAAAAGGACGTTGGATATATCCAGGGCGTGCTGGACAAAATGGAAGACAGCAAAAACGTAGTGATCGTAGGCTGCGGCTTTATCGGCATCGAGTTCGCCGAGGAGTGCCAGAAGAGGAAGAGCGACCTCAACATCAAGATCGTCGAGATGCAGAAAAACTGCCTCCAGCTCGTGTTCGACGAGGAGTTCTGCCTTAAGTGCGAGGAGATACTGAAGGACAAGGGAATAGAGGTCCTGCTGGACGAGAAGGTTAAGTCTATTTCAGGCAATGCGAAAGTGGAAAAGATAAACCTTGCAAGCGGCAAGGATATCGACGCGGACATGGTGATCCTCGGAATAGGCGCAAAGGCGAATTCGGAGGTAGGGAAAAAGGCGGGGCTCGAGATCGGACCGACGGGAGGCTTCCAAGTAAATCGTTATATGCAGACCAACGATGAGAACATCTTCGCCTGCGGGGACTGCGCGGAAAAGGTGAGTTTTTTTGACGGCAAGCCGAGCGGCCTGAAGCTGGCTTCCATCGCCACGATGGAGGCGCGCATCGCCGGGGCCAATCTTTTTGGGCCAAGCAGGGCGAATATGGGCGCAATCGGCATCTACTCCACCATCCTTGGGGACATCTCCTTTGCGGCGGCGGGGATGACCGAAGCGGGCGCCAGGGAAAAGGGTTATGCGATAATAGTGGGCGAATCCGAGGCGGTCAACCGCCATCCCGGTGGGATGCCCGGATCGGCGAATCTAAAGGTCAAGCTGATATTCGAGGCGGGCACCAGGGTTCTCATCGGCGGCCAGGTAATAGGGGCCAGGAGTGGAGGGGAGCTGATCAACGCCATCAGTGCGTGTCTGCACCAGCACATGACGATTGACGATATCGCGACGTTCCAGATGGGGACGCATCCCGCGCTGACCGCTTCGCCCATCGCGTATCAGCTTGTCAACGCGGCCGATATGGCCATCGCAAGCTTGAAGAGGAAATAG
- a CDS encoding NifB/NifX family molybdenum-iron cluster-binding protein: MRIAITSKGDSLESGLDPRFGRCQYFIIVDSDDLQNFKALSNDAVSSGGGAGIKAAQTVINEGVEAVISGNFGPNAFDALYSGGVKLYTADVATVKDAVDALGSGKARLLESASAAAHAGLREI; encoded by the coding sequence ATGAGGATTGCCATAACATCCAAGGGGGACAGCCTTGAATCGGGGCTTGACCCGAGGTTCGGCAGGTGTCAATACTTCATTATCGTTGACAGTGATGACCTTCAGAATTTCAAGGCCCTTTCCAACGATGCCGTATCGAGCGGCGGAGGTGCGGGGATCAAGGCGGCGCAAACCGTGATAAACGAGGGGGTTGAGGCGGTTATAAGCGGAAATTTCGGACCGAACGCCTTTGACGCCCTCTATTCCGGGGGCGTAAAGCTCTATACCGCCGATGTGGCGACCGTCAAGGATGCGGTAGATGCCCTCGGTTCGGGCAAGGCGAGGCTCCTCGAATCGGCGTCCGCGGCCGCCCATGCAGGTTTGAGAGAGATATAG
- a CDS encoding iron-sulfur cluster assembly scaffold protein yields MYSDIALDHFLNPRNVGIIEDADAFARVGDSSCGDFMEIFLKLDREREIVTDAKFRVFGCPGAIATSSVATELVKGKDFVSALSISDDDVIEALGELPDGKRHCSLLSITALRQALTEFIMREFAVSEGTVNGGGELGENYLVEDDFARRMETSGKEGKRGSDS; encoded by the coding sequence ATCTACTCCGATATCGCCCTTGACCACTTCCTCAATCCGAGAAACGTCGGGATTATCGAGGACGCCGACGCCTTTGCCAGGGTCGGGGATTCCTCCTGCGGCGACTTCATGGAGATCTTTCTGAAGCTGGACAGGGAGAGAGAGATAGTCACCGACGCCAAGTTCAGGGTGTTCGGGTGCCCAGGGGCTATAGCCACGTCGAGCGTGGCCACGGAGCTCGTAAAGGGAAAGGACTTCGTATCCGCCCTGTCCATTTCGGACGATGACGTGATAGAGGCCCTGGGAGAGCTTCCAGACGGGAAGAGACACTGCTCCCTCCTGTCGATTACCGCCTTGAGGCAGGCCCTCACGGAGTTTATCATGAGGGAGTTCGCCGTAAGCGAGGGAACGGTCAATGGCGGCGGGGAGCTTGGTGAGAACTATTTGGTTGAAGACGATTTTGCGCGGCGGATGGAGACAAGTGGAAAAGAAGGTAAAAGAGGTAGCGATAGTTAG
- a CDS encoding ATP-binding protein → MIISIASGKGGTGKTTVAVNLAALAAEIYGGEKRGVFYADCDVEEPDGHLFLKPDIEDSTKAHTLIPKVDPDKCTLCGKCAEACRFNALLVTRKNVIVFDELCHGCGTCKIVCGDDAVSEREREIGVIDEGKAGAGGSGRINYVAGVLNVGEHMSPPLIKIVRERIESAAKGDDIVFIDASPGTSCPVIEAVRDTDYVVLVTEPTPFGLNDLKLAVGMVETLGLPFGIVINRYQDDERGRELLEYMEDKKLTVLAEIPLRRSIAEIISRGGLLIDEDMEMKNLFRELLNRVILYRGDQYDEI, encoded by the coding sequence ATGATTATCAGCATAGCGAGCGGAAAGGGCGGCACCGGCAAGACGACCGTTGCAGTGAATCTCGCCGCATTGGCGGCGGAGATCTACGGCGGCGAAAAAAGGGGAGTTTTTTACGCCGACTGCGATGTGGAGGAGCCGGACGGGCACCTTTTTCTAAAGCCGGATATTGAAGACAGTACCAAGGCTCATACTCTAATTCCCAAGGTTGACCCCGATAAATGCACACTCTGCGGCAAGTGTGCGGAGGCATGTCGCTTCAACGCCCTTCTTGTTACGAGGAAAAACGTCATAGTTTTTGATGAGCTCTGCCACGGCTGCGGCACCTGCAAGATTGTGTGCGGGGATGACGCGGTTTCCGAGAGGGAGAGGGAGATCGGCGTGATTGACGAGGGAAAAGCTGGCGCCGGAGGCTCCGGCCGGATAAACTACGTTGCCGGGGTCCTGAACGTCGGGGAGCACATGTCTCCCCCGCTGATCAAGATAGTCAGGGAGAGGATAGAGAGCGCCGCCAAAGGTGACGATATTGTGTTCATCGATGCGTCGCCCGGGACCTCGTGTCCCGTCATCGAGGCGGTGAGGGATACCGATTATGTCGTCCTGGTTACCGAGCCCACGCCCTTCGGCCTTAACGACCTCAAGCTTGCTGTGGGGATGGTCGAGACCCTCGGCCTTCCCTTCGGTATCGTCATAAACAGGTACCAGGATGATGAAAGGGGAAGGGAGCTTCTGGAATATATGGAGGATAAAAAGCTTACGGTTCTGGCGGAGATACCCCTTAGGAGGTCCATCGCCGAGATTATTTCGAGGGGCGGGCTGCTTATCGATGAAGATATGGAGATGAAAAATCTCTTTAGAGAGCTTCTTAACAGAGTAATTTTATATAGAGGAGATCAGTATGATGAAATCTGA